In the genome of Delphinus delphis chromosome 15, mDelDel1.2, whole genome shotgun sequence, one region contains:
- the C15H16orf90 gene encoding LOW QUALITY PROTEIN: uncharacterized protein C16orf90 homolog (The sequence of the model RefSeq protein was modified relative to this genomic sequence to represent the inferred CDS: inserted 2 bases in 1 codon), whose protein sequence is MEALVCAFSQLHIREDAVSWARGRTSHPNMPPNIYVGGLGAQQQQCPSAQGSKPKNLHHLRGLALYLPGHMHSAGQCESHWLSQLMAGGCLPQPEGTVWPLDLPQGALGPGNSHHSALLEARQPGNPLPPLSSASSSSMDPAKGAPSQPGAPEGLGLRPKRSWXWASEESTCPLSKRTHSGALERP, encoded by the exons ATGGAAGCCTTGGTCTGTGCGTTCTCTCAGCTGCACATAAGAGAAG ATGCAGTGAGCTGGGCCCGAGGACGCACCAGTCACCCCAACATGCCACCCAATATCTATGTGGGGGGGCTGGGGGCCCAGCAGCAGCAGTGCCCCAGTGCCCAGGGAAGCAAGCCCAAGAACTTGCACCACCTCCGGGGCCTGGCTCTCTACCTGCCAGGCCACATGCATTCTGCCGGCCAGTGTGAAAGCCATTGGCTGAGCCAGCTCATGGCTGGGGGCTGCCTCCCACAACCCGAGGGCACAGTCTGGCCCCTGGACTTACCACAGGGGGCTCTGGGACCAGGTAACAGTCACCACTCAGCCCTTCTGGAAGCTCGACAGCCTGGGAA TCCTCTACCCCCGCTTTCCTCAGCTTCCAGTTCCAGCATGGACCCAGCCAAGGGTGCCCCCTCCCAGCCCGGTGCCCCTGAAGGCTTGGGGCTCAGGCCTAAGAGATCCTG GTGGGCCTCAGAGGAATCCACATGTCCCTTGAGCAAGAGGACTCACTCTGGGGCTCTGGAGAGGCCATAG
- the NAA60 gene encoding N-alpha-acetyltransferase 60, giving the protein MTEVVPSSSLSEVSLRLLCHDDIDTVKHLCGDWFPIEYPDSWYRDITSNKKFFSLAATYRGAIVGMIVAEIKSRTKIHKEDGDILASSFSVDTQVAYILSLGVVKEFRKHGIGSLLLESLKDHISTTAQDHCKAIYLHVLTTNNTAINFYENRDFKQHHYLPYYYSIRGVLKDGFTYVLYINGGHPPWTILDYIQHLGSALANLSPCSIPHRIYRQAHNLLCSFLPWSSISTKGGIEYSRTM; this is encoded by the exons ATGACAGAGGTGGTGCCATCCAGCTCCCTCAGTGAGGTCAGCCTGCGTCTCCTCTGCCACGATGACATAGACACCGTGAAGCACCTGTGCGGCGACTGGTTCCCCATCGA GTACCCAGACTCATGGTATCGTGATATCACCTCCAACAAGAAGTTCTTTTCCCTTGCCGCAACCTACAGGGGCGCCATCGTGGGAATGATCGTAGCTGAAATAAAAAGTAGGACCAAGATACACAAGGAG GATGGAGATATTCTAGCCTCCAGCTTCTCTGTTGACACGCAGGTTGCGTACATCCTAAGCCTGGGAGTAGTGAAGGAATTCAGAAAGCACGGCATAG GTTCCCTATTACTTGAGAGTTTAAAAGATCACATATCAACCACCGCCCAGGACCACTGCAAAGCCATCTACCTGCACGTCCTCACTACCAACAATACGGCTATAAACTTCTACGAAAACAGAGACTTCAAGCAGCATCACTATCTCCCCTATTACTATTCCATCCGAGGGGTCCTCAAAGATGGCTTCACCTATGTCCTCTACATCAACGGTGGCCACCCTCCCTGGACCATCCT GGACTACATCCAGCACCTGGGCTCTGCGCTAGCAAACCTGAGCCCCTGTTCCATCCCGCACAGGATCTACCGCCAGGCCCACAACCTGCTCTGCAGCTTCCTGCCATGGTCAAGCATCTCCACCAAGGGCGGCATCGAGTACAGCCGGACCATGTGA